The following proteins are encoded in a genomic region of Entelurus aequoreus isolate RoL-2023_Sb linkage group LG01, RoL_Eaeq_v1.1, whole genome shotgun sequence:
- the ppp1r3db gene encoding protein phosphatase 1, regulatory subunit 3Db, producing the protein MAWRHSNTAAMSGSQLQPISGPSTTTMSKTTAVRLRYVYDPKPQLPKAPVPIRPPSPRPPSAIPDSKLSSHSHPPTKTIMRRRTQSLSGPAERRSLPRSPQVRFVDALGLDLEEVKVFKVKERPLIPQHVMFRLLMSSEMAFGTSLELSLPHFKPCFPENQGTEPDFLERVHTQFVCLDRVTCTDLGITGTVQVLNLDYEKKVEVHYSFTNWRTSADTTASWVSTGSQGDHGGPGTDVFRFRLHVPPFILQPGGLLEFAVRYRVKGSDHWDNNRGCNYKLSCHCYKVTVPRECEDSMLHFT; encoded by the coding sequence ATGGCGTGGAGACACAGCAACACAGCTGCAATGAGCGGGAGCCAGCTTCAACCCATCAGCGGGCCCAGCACCACAACCATGTCAAAAACCACCGCCGTTAGACTTCGATACGTCTACGATCCCAAACCTCAACTTCCCAAGGCCCCGGTCCCGATCCGCCCTCCGAGCCCGAGACCCCCCTCCGCAATTCCGGACTCCAAGCTCAGCTCGCACAGCCATCCTCCGACTAAAACAATCATGAGGAGACGAACTCAGTCTCTCTCCGGGCCCGCAGAGAGGAGGAGTCTACCCAGGAGCCCGCAGGTGCGCTTCGTGGACGCGCTGGGCCTGGACTTAGAGGAAGTGAAGGTGTTCAAAGTCAAAGAGCGACCGCTGATACCCCAGCACGTTATGTTCAGACTCCTGATGAGCTCCGAGATGGCCTTCGGGACGTCCCTGGAGCTGTCCCTGCCTCACTTTAAACCCTGTTTCCCCGAGAACCAGGGGACAGAACCGGACTTCCTGGAGCGTGTGCACACGCAGTTTGTGTGTCTGGACCGGGTCACGTGCACGGATCTGGGAATAACCGGCACCGTTCAAGTGCTGAATTTAGACTATGAGAAAAAGGTGGAGGTGCACTACTCTTTTACCAACTGGAGAACGAGCGCGGACACGACCGCATCCTGGGTGTCGACCGGGTCCCAGGGGGACCACGGCGGTCCAGGCACGGACGTCTTCCGGTTTCGTCTGCACGTGCCGCCTTTCATTCTGCAGCCGGGAGGACTGCTGGAGTTTGCCGTCCGCTACCGTGTGAAAGGCTCCGATCACTGGGACAACAACCGTGGGTGCAATTACAAACTGTCGTGCCACTGCTACAAGGTGACCGTTCCAAGGGAATGTGAGGACAGTATGCTGCATTTCACCTGA